The following coding sequences are from one Gigantopelta aegis isolate Gae_Host chromosome 15, Gae_host_genome, whole genome shotgun sequence window:
- the LOC121390313 gene encoding alkaline phosphatase-like, producing the protein MLNMTHWTSLTLFAAYVVVCSGESRQQWWQGAQAALAKALNVKPNTNVAKNVILFLGDGMDIATITAGRIYKGQKRGKTGEETVTTMESFPFVALSKTYNDNRQVPDSAGTATAYLCGVKANVGTLGLDSSVPRSDCAKQLEGSGHVTSILKWSKDEGKAVGIVTTARITHATPAASYAHSADRDWESPWNLREGNATKCPDIAAQLFDNVDIDVMMGGGRRNILLNTTEDPETGKVDKRQRTDGRDLVEEWKNSKAAKRKNATYVWNKGQLDAVDPKKTDCLLGLFASSHMQFELDRDNSTNGDPSIAEMSKKAIEILNKNKKGYFLLVEGGRIDHGHHKNSAIRALEDFVAFDNAISVAVEMTNEKDTLIVVTADHGHTFSIGGSQPRGNNILGFVGDQPGYLFTPYDHMPYTTLSYANGPGHLRRNLTGIKTDSRDYLQYNSVRMRYETHGGQDVAIFARGPMSHLFHSVQEQNYIAHVMAYASCVGSNKKHCSSVNTPQGGSSVRVGAVTLVVCFLAVYRNANID; encoded by the exons ATGTTGAACATGACACACTGGACGAGTCTGACTCTGTTTGCTGCTTACGTGGTCGTCTGCTCGGGGGAAA GCCGTCAACAATGGTGGCAAGGTGCACAGGCAGCACTGGCTAAAGCGCTGAACGTCAAACCGAACACGAACGTAGCAAAGAATGTGATTTTATTCCTTGGTGACGGAATGGACATAGCCACGATAACCGCTGGACGCATTTACAAGGGACAGAAGCGAGGCAAGACTGGAGAGGAGACAGTAACTACGATGGAGTCGTTTCCCTTTGTGGCTTTGTCCAAG acgTACAACGACAACCGCCAAGTGCCCGACTCCGCTGGAACAGCTACCGCCTACTTGTGCGGGGTCAAGGCCAACGTTGGAACTTTAGGACTCGACAGTAGCGTGCCTCGTTCTGATTGTGCCAAACAATTGGAGGGCTCTGGTCATGTGACCTCTATATTAAAGTGGTCCAAGGATGAAG GAAAGGCCGTTGGCATAGTAACCACTGCACGGATAACGCACGCCACCCCAGCCGCCTCTTACGCCCACAGTGCGGACAGGGACTGGGAAAGTCCCTGGAACCTACGAGAAGGCAATGCCACCAAGTGCCCGGATATTGCAGCTCAGCTCTTCGATAATGTTGATATTGAT gtgATGATGGGTGGGGGGAGACGAAATATTCTTCTAAACACGACAGAGGACCCTGAAACAGGAAAGGTTGATAAAAGACAGAGAACAGACGGGCGAGATTTGGTAGAG GAATGGAAAAACTCGAAGGCTGCTAAAAGGAAAAATGCAACCTATGTGTGGAATAAAGGACAGCTTGATGCAGTCGACCCCAAGAAGACGGACTGTCTGTTAG GACTGTTTGCATCGTCGCATATGCAGTTTGAGTTAGACCGGGACAACAGCACAAACGGAGATCCATCCATTGCCGAGATGTCGAAGAAAGCGattgaaatattaaataaaaacaaaaagggaTACTTTCTTCTTGTTGAAG GAGGGCGGATAGATCACGGTCACCATAAGAACTCCGCCATCAGAGCTTTAGAAGACTTTGTTGCGTTCGACAATGCCATTTCCGTTGCCGTGGAGATGACCAATGAAAAAGACACTCTCATCGTGGTTACGGCCGACCATGGCCACACGTTTAGTATTGGAGGAAGCCAACCACGGGGAAACAACATCCTAG GTTTTGTCGGGGACCAACCAGGGTATTTATTCACGCCCTATGATCACATGCCGTATACCACTCTGTCGTATGCAAACGGCCCGGGCCATCTACGGAGAAACTTAACTGGCATTAAAACGG ATTCTCGAGACTATCTTCAGTACAACTCTGTCCGGATGAGATACGAGACACACGGCGGCCAGGACGTCGCCATCTTTGCCCGCGGTCCCATGTCGCACCTGTTCCATTCCGTGCAAGAGCAGAACTACATCGCCCACGTCATGGCTTACGCGTCGTGCGTGGGCAGCAACAAGAAACACTGCAGCAGCGTCAACACGCCACAGGGCGGATCCAGCGTCAGAGTCGGGGCGGTGACATTGGTGGTGTGCTTTCTGGCGGTTTATAGGAATGCCAACATAGATTAA